The Melanotaenia boesemani isolate fMelBoe1 chromosome 11, fMelBoe1.pri, whole genome shotgun sequence genome includes the window CGGTGGTCCATTACTACTGCCCAGACATCATGAAGCTGGAAGGTATAATGTTCTTCATGCAGACACTTCCACATGCTCCACGTTTATTTGTAACATATTGAGTTATTTCTTGTAGTGCACAAACTTCCTCTCATGTCACACTGAATTAAATGTCCGTGTGTGATGCTATTTTTGTTACTTGCACATGGCTTCCAGATCCAGTCCGCTGTGTAACATTTATAGCTATCGGGTCATTGAGCTGTATCCTGGTCTAACCTGCTCTCTGCCTGTCTGATCAGATATTTGCCTGAAGGAAGTTCCCTCTATTGCTGATAGCCTGTATAACATCCAGCTCCTCAGAGAGTTTGCCAACGAGTACTTGAATAAAAGTTGCTATCTGACAGCGGAGGACATGCTCTACTCCCCACTAGTGCTCAAGGTACAGAAACTAATAGATATTTGAATTGCAAAGTTAATCTTTTATGAAAGatcttaaatatttatcatcCATCAGTTCTTTAACGCTCCCACTTATTTGAATTTAAGCATTTGTGACATTGTTCTTGTCTTCTATGTAGCACAATGTGATGGTGTTCATCGCTGAACTTTTCTGGTGGTTTGAAACTATCAAGCCGGAGTTTGTCCAGCCCAGAGATCTCCAAGAGTTTAAAGATGGTAAGTCAAAAGCAAAGCATGGGTTTAAAGTTATATGTTGACAGTGTAGTTGCTGATGGGTGTGTATCAGTCTCTTAAGGCGAAACACAGCAGGCAAAAACCCTGTTTTTTCATCACCTGGTCAGTTATGAAATTTTGGGCTTTTTCATGCTTCTTCTTTGAAGTTAGtggaatgaaaatgtaaaaaaaaaaaacacatttaaggtGTTTTGTCTGTATACAAATCCAAATTTCAAGTTTATCTTCTTACACAGAACATGGTGCAATGTTTGCTGTCTGCATCTTGTCATGTTCGGTATTGTTTGAAAGCTCTGTCCTTCCTCAGCGATGTGATCTCACCCAAGCATGACAATTCCCCTGTATTAGCACCTAAACATGATAGTTAAGGGGAAGGTTTTATGCAAAGTGCAAAATCTCATTAGCTGATCTCAAATTCTGAccatttaatttgttcattCTGGTCACATGTCACACTATTTCAAATTCCTGTTTGGCTTTTCGTGGGACTTATAAAAGCAAAATGCCAAACGAAGCGCATCTAAATTTTGTTCTCGGAGTAGATAACTGCAACAGTCATGTGTAAGAGGACACGggacaacacaaacactgagatcagttaatgaaagatccACGAGTGCATCAACTGAGTGTAGTGAACAATAGTCTTAATGGAAATAATAACCAGGAAAATTTCCCAAGGATACCCGTTTCTTATAAATTTTGTCCCATTCACTTCTGGGGTCTCGTCTTAAGGAggataaaattatcattttaagtGCAAGGCTACATTTGTCATTATAGAGTTTGATGGTCAGTTTTCCTTATTTCACTCAGCTCGAGCCATAGCTCATCCCAAGAGTGCCCGCCCATCTGTGCCCATCTCCAATGCCACCAAGCGCAGCTTCCTACCTAGTCCAGGCATGGCTGAAAACCAGAGCAGCCCTGAAGTCTGTAACAGGTACTTCCTGCACCATGAAGACTCTGACCCCCTGTAAGTCTCTGCTCACTTTCCTTTACATTATTCATCATCATGACTACTGCTAACACTAGACCTACCAGAGTAGGTAGATATGCAGCGGTGCCACGTTTTCACCCTCATGTTTCCTTCACCTCTAACCCTCTGTCTCAGTTCTTATTCATAGCATTCGTTTCGTGTCTCACTATGGGGAACGCCTCCTGCGTGACCTCGTCAGAAGCTCAAATGTCAATTTAGCCAGCCCTGAGTGGCTGGCACTGGTGACGTATGTCTATGTTTGGAGAAGCTCCGAGCCCCTATTTATAGGGCTGACAGTGTCAGTCGTCATTCAAAAACCTCTTCTCGCTTCTCACAGAAGCCATATGACAACTGAATCCTGGGTGCAACTGTCCACCGACTGGGTGCACAACTCGGTCACCGGGTGCTTGTTCCCATTAACACAGTTGGTAAGCTCACAAGGAGTAGCAATACCTTTCAGCAGCTTTTATAGGTGCAGAGTAGCAATACTTCCACCGAAAGAAATAGCAATATTTCTCTCAACGAAGTGGCAACGCTTTGCTAACTGGTAGCAATACTTCGAAGAGTAGCTCAGCTGTGATCTGCTTTTCACGGCTAGTCAGGTTATGTTTTTAGCTGCACAAGCTTTAAAGCGGGCTAAATATCAGGCTAGCTCTGACAGCCCCATAGCTATCCATGGCTACGGCTGTCAACCTCAGTGTAAACCCAAAGCTTTGCCCCTGCGGCAATAAGATATCAACATGGGACACTCATCCCGTGTGTGTGACATGTCTAGGCCTAGCTCACGCCAAGGCTGCAATGACCTCCACAGACGAGTGCATCCACTGCGCTGCCTTCCCACATAAACTGCTTCGCCGCAGGCTAGCTCACCAGGCTAACTTGTCGAGTGGAGAACCAGTGATGTGTGAAGTGGCTGCCCCTGAAGTGGATATGTGTGAGGGATTGGTCGCTACACCTGGTCCGAGCTGGGCAGATGCAGACCCCCAGCAAGACTCTGCCATGTTTCCCCTGCTCGAGACGGATGATTTGTGTGGGGACACTGCCGCCTCTCGCGCTGTCCTGGAACGGGAGGGCTACGATGACCGAACCGAGTCGGCAGACTTGGAGCTCCTATTAtcggaggaggaagaggagtccTTCCCCCATGTTAACACCTGTGGGGCTGCAAAGCTGGTTGCGTCTCCCCTGGATTTTGATATGCAGGACACAAAACGAATGCTATGAAAGAGAACTTTAGGTTACTGTCGTAACCCCGGTTCTCTGAGTAGCATGAGTGAGTGTCTCACCAGATCACCCTCCTTGCAGTCGAAGCGAGGAAGAGGTGAGCTTGTTTTGAATGAAGACTGACGCTATGTCAGCCCTATATATAGGGGCTTGGAGCTTCTCCAGACATAGACGTACGTCACCAGTGCCAGCCACTCAGGGCTGGCGTAATGACATTTGAGCTTCTGACGAGGTCACGCAGGAGTAGTTCCCCATAGTGAGACACTCACTCATGCTACTCAGAGAACTGGGGTTATGACATTAACCTAAAGTTTTCTCTGTGTTAAGCTGGTTGTTGATGTGagtttttgtgcagtttttcaTACCACctgcttgtttgtgtgtttaaaactTCTGGTTTGTACGTTAAAAGTGTTGAAACATAACAGGAACCATCACATTGGCttgaaatatattttgtgtttgcTGTAACCTGAAAATTTCCCAGCAAACAGGACTTCAATTAAtttgtgattgtttttgtttgcttttagtaAAGGGGGTCCAACGTTTAGTCCCTCTCACCCTCTCTTGCCCCTGAGACAGAGACAACAGAAGCAGCAAGGAGAGGACAGTGCTGGTAAAGATGAGTCAACATGTTTTAGGAATGGAGGTTCTCTTTCTAGTCCAAGtcatacttttctttttctttcccggTAGGTCTGAGAAACCGTTCAAACTCTCTTACTCAAATGGATGGAAAACAATCCAGAAGCTCTGTAACGTTGCCTGACAAGAGACAAAGGTGCCTGAAAATACATAATCTTGGCAATGATTCAGGTTCATTATGGTTGTAATCTGTGTATCTAAAGCTGAGTTTTTCCCACATGCTGTCTTTCTGCAGACCAGTCTCCACTCTGAGCCCCTTCATGTTGCATTCAGCCACAGACAGCGATGCAGACATGGCGTCTGTCGATAGCGTGAGTCTTGCTCGCTCAATTAGCAAGGACAGCCTGGCATCCAACGTCATCAACGTAACTCCCAAACACCAGACTTCTGTTCACCAACCTCCACACGCTGCCATACGCAGAGTCAATGGCCACAACCTGCTGAGCAACGTCAACAttgaagatgaggaagaaacTCTGGTGGCGGCCGCCAGGACCAGTTCCAAAGCAGCTGTTACAGTTGGACTCAAAGCATCCTCAGACCCCAATCCTGCGTCGGACAGTTTTTACTTAGAGCCACTAATGCCTGCCATGCTCAAAACGGCCAAAGAGAAGTCTGTATGCCTGAACAAGGAGGAGGAGAGTGGTGAGGTAAGCCGGTCTGCAGGTAGAGGCTCTTTACGCTTAGATGGATCTACAGCTGCCGTTCGAAGGAAAGCTCCTTCCACTCTGAACCAAACATTTACTCCTAccactgaggaagaagaggtgtCAGGTGAGTTGCAGCGGCAGCCGGCCGATTTCAGATCTACACTCACCAGCAGTTTGGACTCATCCAAGGAGCCAGCTGAAGGTTTCTACCTTCATTCAGATACTGAGGAACCAAAGGGTGACCAGAGCCTGGATGCTGAGCTGGAAGACCtggatgaggaagaagaaggtTTGGATGAAGCTCTTACTACTAAAGACACAAGCTATCCCAGGAAAGCAtacaacgaagaagaagaatctgccaagctccaagaggaTATGAATGTGAAAGAACACGAGGACAAAGACTTTAACGGGGGCAGCGGTCGGTCTAGCCCTTGTCtcagcacacactcacagagcagcagcatggCCAGTGGCAGCGTGCGCATGACCTCCTTTGCTGAGCGTAAAGCCCAGCAACAGCGCTTTGGCAGCAACCATGACCTACGCTCCAGTGCCTCCAGCTCCCAAAGGACCACTCCCGATGGATCAGAGTGCAGTGGGCCCCTGGCTTCTTCCTGGAGAGTTAAAAGAGACCAAAGCCCCTCCTCTCCTTTGGGAGGATGCACACGTGCAGGTGATGGCAGCAGTGGCGTGAATGTACTGGCTTCTGAACTTGTTCAACTCCGCATGCAGCTCGAGGAGAAACGACGTGCCATTGAGcaccagaagaagaagatggaagTGCTGTCAGCAAAGCAGAGACAGAAGCTGGGCAAAGCGGCCTTTTTGCACATTGTAAAGAAAGGTGGAGGAAAGAGCGACACATTACCCAACCCACTTAAAGCTGACATATCGAAAGCTGAGCTTAACGGGGAGAAAGGACCATCAAGTAAAGATGACATGTGTGTTGATAAATTAAGAGGAgagaaggagatggaggaggctGTCCCTCCTGGTGCCttagaagcagagaagaaaggGAATAGCGGAAGCTTCTATCTAGACGAAGAATTGGACCTGAATGAGTGCAGCCGCTCCATCGAGCTGCTGAATGAAGCCATTGGCAGCATCCAGCAGCAGATGATGCAGCTGTCGCTGCAGCAAGAGATGCTGATGAAACAGAATGTACAGTCTCCACCCGGTGcgactccacctcctcctcacacCAGCGATAAAAACGGTGATTTGAAGACTGGGTCGAGTTTTCACTTTGTGGAGCACCTCTCTGGTACTGCTCCGACTAGAAAACCCCCCAAGCTAAGCTCAGGACGTAGCTCTAGGTCCAAACCATCAGAGCTGAAGATAGCTAAAGAGCAGAGCAGGCAGGCCTTCAGGACCCCCACTCCCACCCAGAGTGGGTCAGAGATGTTACCAAACCCAAGGCAGCTGGCTGGGGGCAGGTCCCCCAAGGCCGAACAACCCAGACACCCCACAGCTGGAGAGACAATCGACAGGCCAGGATCTGGCCATGTCCGAAGCGCCACCTTCCGCCTTCATGATGAAGCAAATTTGCGCCTGCCGACCCGGGTGGATCTGACGTCGGTGACCGCCCCAGAAGTGTCCTCTGAGTGCCTGTCCAGTACCCCGAGGGAGTCTGAACTCGGTTCCTCAGATGGTTTAGGGAGAGACAACTCATCAGAGGAGATGCAACGCAGCAAATCCCACCTGATAGAGGTGGACCTGTCAGAGCTGAACCcatgtgaggaagaggagggtccTGAGGACAAAACAACAGAGGATGGAGAAGGAGACCAGAAAGCAGTCATGGGCTTCTTCTTTAAGgtaactggattttttttctttcatattatGATGACGATTTCTTAAACTGTACATCTGCTtcacatagatttttttttttttttttttatcaaagtctttttatttattttacaaatgctTAGCAACAATCGTACATAGTCAGTAAacaatatttctctttttttcctcccaaaaCCCTGCCCTCAACAAGTAAACAATATCTAGCCAGACAAATATGCTTCGTATAGATTTATACACAGTGATGTATACACTGCCCATCCAGAAAAAAGTCTCACACTTAGTTTTGTTGGACCGGCTTGAGCTTTGATGATGGCACACATCTGTGACATCATTTCAGTAAGCATCTGCAATGTCATAACATTGATTTCCATTCAGAGTTGcgtttatttttcttcaagatCTTGTATTTGATGATAAGAGAGTTGGACCACtctgcaaagccttctccagcacatcccaaaaaTTAAGTGAAAATTATGTCtaatgctccctgaaccactggTTCACAATTTCAGCTTGATGAATCCTGGTATtttcatcttggaatatggctgtgccatcagggaagaagaAATCCATTCAGTAAATTCAGGTAACAGCTGACCTCATTCATTGGACAcgtaatgttgctgaacctaaaCCTGACTACCTGCACCAACCCTAGATCATAAACTGCCCCTACAAGCTTGTGCAGTAGGCACTCAGCATGATGGGTGCATCACTTCGTCCGCTTCTCTTCTTACCCCGATGCTCACATCACTCTGGgtcagggtaaatctggactcatcaaaCCACATgatcttccattgctccagagtccaagcTTTATGCTCCTTAGCtaattgaagcctttttctcctgTTAGCCTCACGATTAGTGATTTTCTTAtggtcccttgagttcccttcacacTGTGTGTgcggaaatgttcttactttcactattcaACGTAGCccggttgttttttttttacaactggATTTCAACAGATGAACATCTTTTCTTcgaccacaggatgtgtcttccAGCATggctgtttaagaaatgagaagctacacAATGCATCAGTTGGAcataaataacttgttgccagctgaaaaaTCATCATCCATGTAATTATCCAGTGGGAGAGTCTCtgacctatttgcttagttaaatccaggtggtgactgtCTTTTTGAACAGGTAGTATTTTTACACTGTAGTGTTTTTTGATAAGTCGATTTTATGatttagcttgtcttttttttccccccaatagATAAAACAAACAGTATGGGATAAAGCCAGTCGTTTATATTTCCTTGAAGTTGTACGGATTTGTGATTCTGTGTTCATGTTGTAGGATGAGCAGAAAGCGGAAGATGAACTTGCTAAGAAGAGGGCAGCGTTCTTactgaagcagcagaagaaaGCTGAGGAGGCTCGAATCCGTAAACAACAACTA containing:
- the camsap1b gene encoding calmodulin-regulated spectrin-associated protein 1-B isoform X2, with the translated sequence MDVDLCAGGDSTRRKLDLAGASEGTMDVVPLEMYDSARAKIAANLRWLFAKAYGIDHIPEDLRDPFYTDQYDQEHIKPPVIRLLLSCELYCRVCALILKTEQAASLQSHLSVIQALSRKGIYVVESDDTPVTAEDLACMPIKMSAHMSMIDSLMMAYTVEMISIEKVVASVKRFSTFSASKELPFDLEDAMVFWINKVNMKMKEIIEREHKVKHHPLESPSHQKSPSKWYWKLVPVRYRREHASGRQLPFFPLLEDLMRNVCDGAPLLTVVHYYCPDIMKLEDICLKEVPSIADSLYNIQLLREFANEYLNKSCYLTAEDMLYSPLVLKHNVMVFIAELFWWFETIKPEFVQPRDLQEFKDARAIAHPKSARPSVPISNATKRSFLPSPGMAENQSSPEVCNRYFLHHEDSDPLKGGPTFSPSHPLLPLRQRQQKQQGEDSAGLRNRSNSLTQMDGKQSRSSVTLPDKRQRPVSTLSPFMLHSATDSDADMASVDSVSLARSISKDSLASNVINVTPKHQTSVHQPPHAAIRRVNGHNLLSNVNIEDEEETLVAAARTSSKAAVTVGLKASSDPNPASDSFYLEPLMPAMLKTAKEKSVCLNKEEESGEVSRSAGRGSLRLDGSTAAVRRKAPSTLNQTFTPTTEEEEVSGELQRQPADFRSTLTSSLDSSKEPAEGFYLHSDTEEPKGDQSLDAELEDLDEEEEGLDEALTTKDTSYPRKAYNEEEESAKLQEDMNVKEHEDKDFNGGSGRSSPCLSTHSQSSSMASGSVRMTSFAERKAQQQRFGSNHDLRSSASSSQRTTPDGSECSGPLASSWRVKRDQSPSSPLGGCTRAGDGSSGVNVLASELVQLRMQLEEKRRAIEHQKKKMEVLSAKQRQKLGKAAFLHIVKKGGGKSDTLPNPLKADISKAELNGEKGPSSKDDMCVDKLRGEKEMEEAVPPGALEAEKKGNSGSFYLDEELDLNECSRSIELLNEAIGSIQQQMMQLSLQQEMLMKQNVQSPPGATPPPPHTSDKNGDLKTGSSFHFVEHLSGTAPTRKPPKLSSGRSSRSKPSELKIAKEQSRQAFRTPTPTQSGSEMLPNPRQLAGGRSPKAEQPRHPTAGETIDRPGSGHVRSATFRLHDEANLRLPTRVDLTSVTAPEVSSECLSSTPRESELGSSDGLGRDNSSEEMQRSKSHLIEVDLSELNPCEEEEGPEDKTTEDGEGDQKAVMGFFFKDEQKAEDELAKKRAAFLLKQQKKAEEARIRKQQLEAESELKRDEARRKAEEDRLRKEEEKTRRELIKQEYLRRKQQEMFEEQGLEKPKTPKPKQKHKHKSVFREESSGDHFSKCSSTPDNLSNAQSGSSLSLASAATNEADSVNSGGAGSQRCDSVESFPGSRNNSRAAERDWDNGSTASSITSMAEYTGPKLFKEPSAKSNKPIIHNAISHCCLAGKVNEPQKNQILEELEKCESNHLMILFRDGGCQFRALYSYHPDTEEILKVTGTGPKSISRKMIDKLYKYSSDRKQFTVIPAKTVSVSVDALTIHNHLWQAKRSAVPKKSGK
- the camsap1b gene encoding calmodulin-regulated spectrin-associated protein 1-B isoform X1: MIVALVSRMDVDLCAGGDSTRRKLDLAGASEGTMDVVPLEMYDSARAKIAANLRWLFAKAYGIDHIPEDLRDPFYTDQYDQEHIKPPVIRLLLSCELYCRVCALILKTEQAASLQSHLSVIQALSRKGIYVVESDDTPVTAEDLACMPIKMSAHMSMIDSLMMAYTVEMISIEKVVASVKRFSTFSASKELPFDLEDAMVFWINKVNMKMKEIIEREHKVKHHPLESPSHQKSPSKWYWKLVPVRYRREHASGRQLPFFPLLEDLMRNVCDGAPLLTVVHYYCPDIMKLEDICLKEVPSIADSLYNIQLLREFANEYLNKSCYLTAEDMLYSPLVLKHNVMVFIAELFWWFETIKPEFVQPRDLQEFKDARAIAHPKSARPSVPISNATKRSFLPSPGMAENQSSPEVCNRYFLHHEDSDPLKGGPTFSPSHPLLPLRQRQQKQQGEDSAGLRNRSNSLTQMDGKQSRSSVTLPDKRQRPVSTLSPFMLHSATDSDADMASVDSVSLARSISKDSLASNVINVTPKHQTSVHQPPHAAIRRVNGHNLLSNVNIEDEEETLVAAARTSSKAAVTVGLKASSDPNPASDSFYLEPLMPAMLKTAKEKSVCLNKEEESGEVSRSAGRGSLRLDGSTAAVRRKAPSTLNQTFTPTTEEEEVSGELQRQPADFRSTLTSSLDSSKEPAEGFYLHSDTEEPKGDQSLDAELEDLDEEEEGLDEALTTKDTSYPRKAYNEEEESAKLQEDMNVKEHEDKDFNGGSGRSSPCLSTHSQSSSMASGSVRMTSFAERKAQQQRFGSNHDLRSSASSSQRTTPDGSECSGPLASSWRVKRDQSPSSPLGGCTRAGDGSSGVNVLASELVQLRMQLEEKRRAIEHQKKKMEVLSAKQRQKLGKAAFLHIVKKGGGKSDTLPNPLKADISKAELNGEKGPSSKDDMCVDKLRGEKEMEEAVPPGALEAEKKGNSGSFYLDEELDLNECSRSIELLNEAIGSIQQQMMQLSLQQEMLMKQNVQSPPGATPPPPHTSDKNGDLKTGSSFHFVEHLSGTAPTRKPPKLSSGRSSRSKPSELKIAKEQSRQAFRTPTPTQSGSEMLPNPRQLAGGRSPKAEQPRHPTAGETIDRPGSGHVRSATFRLHDEANLRLPTRVDLTSVTAPEVSSECLSSTPRESELGSSDGLGRDNSSEEMQRSKSHLIEVDLSELNPCEEEEGPEDKTTEDGEGDQKAVMGFFFKDEQKAEDELAKKRAAFLLKQQKKAEEARIRKQQLEAESELKRDEARRKAEEDRLRKEEEKTRRELIKQEYLRRKQQEMFEEQGLEKPKTPKPKQKHKHKSVFREESSGDHFSKCSSTPDNLSNAQSGSSLSLASAATNEADSVNSGGAGSQRCDSVESFPGSRNNSRAAERDWDNGSTASSITSMAEYTGPKLFKEPSAKSNKPIIHNAISHCCLAGKVNEPQKNQILEELEKCESNHLMILFRDGGCQFRALYSYHPDTEEILKVTGTGPKSISRKMIDKLYKYSSDRKQFTVIPAKTVSVSVDALTIHNHLWQAKRSAVPKKSGK
- the camsap1b gene encoding calmodulin-regulated spectrin-associated protein 1-B isoform X3 translates to MIVALVSRMDVDLCAGGDSTRRKLDLAGASEGTMDVVPLEMYDSARAKIAANLRWLFAKAYGIDHIPEDLRDPFYTDQYDQEHIKPPVIRLLLSCELYCRVCALILKTEQAASLQSHLSVIQALSRKGIYVVESDDTPVTAEDLACMPIKMSAHMSMIDSLMMAYTVEMISIEKVVASVKRFSTFSASKELPFDLEDAMVFWINKVNMKMKEIIEREHKVKHHPLESPSHQKSPSKWYWKLVPVRYRREHASGRQLPFFPLLEDLMRNVCDGAPLLTVVHYYCPDIMKLEDICLKEVPSIADSLYNIQLLREFANEYLNKSCYLTAEDMLYSPLVLKHNVMVFIAELFWWFETIKPEFVQPRDLQEFKDARAIAHPKSARPSVPISNATKRSFLPSPGMAENQSSPEVCNSKGGPTFSPSHPLLPLRQRQQKQQGEDSAGLRNRSNSLTQMDGKQSRSSVTLPDKRQRPVSTLSPFMLHSATDSDADMASVDSVSLARSISKDSLASNVINVTPKHQTSVHQPPHAAIRRVNGHNLLSNVNIEDEEETLVAAARTSSKAAVTVGLKASSDPNPASDSFYLEPLMPAMLKTAKEKSVCLNKEEESGEVSRSAGRGSLRLDGSTAAVRRKAPSTLNQTFTPTTEEEEVSGELQRQPADFRSTLTSSLDSSKEPAEGFYLHSDTEEPKGDQSLDAELEDLDEEEEGLDEALTTKDTSYPRKAYNEEEESAKLQEDMNVKEHEDKDFNGGSGRSSPCLSTHSQSSSMASGSVRMTSFAERKAQQQRFGSNHDLRSSASSSQRTTPDGSECSGPLASSWRVKRDQSPSSPLGGCTRAGDGSSGVNVLASELVQLRMQLEEKRRAIEHQKKKMEVLSAKQRQKLGKAAFLHIVKKGGGKSDTLPNPLKADISKAELNGEKGPSSKDDMCVDKLRGEKEMEEAVPPGALEAEKKGNSGSFYLDEELDLNECSRSIELLNEAIGSIQQQMMQLSLQQEMLMKQNVQSPPGATPPPPHTSDKNGDLKTGSSFHFVEHLSGTAPTRKPPKLSSGRSSRSKPSELKIAKEQSRQAFRTPTPTQSGSEMLPNPRQLAGGRSPKAEQPRHPTAGETIDRPGSGHVRSATFRLHDEANLRLPTRVDLTSVTAPEVSSECLSSTPRESELGSSDGLGRDNSSEEMQRSKSHLIEVDLSELNPCEEEEGPEDKTTEDGEGDQKAVMGFFFKDEQKAEDELAKKRAAFLLKQQKKAEEARIRKQQLEAESELKRDEARRKAEEDRLRKEEEKTRRELIKQEYLRRKQQEMFEEQGLEKPKTPKPKQKHKHKSVFREESSGDHFSKCSSTPDNLSNAQSGSSLSLASAATNEADSVNSGGAGSQRCDSVESFPGSRNNSRAAERDWDNGSTASSITSMAEYTGPKLFKEPSAKSNKPIIHNAISHCCLAGKVNEPQKNQILEELEKCESNHLMILFRDGGCQFRALYSYHPDTEEILKVTGTGPKSISRKMIDKLYKYSSDRKQFTVIPAKTVSVSVDALTIHNHLWQAKRSAVPKKSGK
- the camsap1b gene encoding calmodulin-regulated spectrin-associated protein 1-B isoform X4, whose protein sequence is MIVALVSRMDVDLCAGGDSTRRKLDLAGASEGTMDVVPLEMYDSARAKIAANLRWLFAKAYGIDHIPEDLRDPFYTDQYDQEHIKPPVIRLLLSCELYCRVCALILKTEQAASLQSHLSVIQALSRKGIYVVESDDTPVTAEDLACMPIKMSAHMSMIDSLMMAYTVEMISIEKVVASVKRFSTFSASKELPFDLEDAMVFWINKVNMKMKEIIEREHKVKHHPLESPSHQKVRYRREHASGRQLPFFPLLEDLMRNVCDGAPLLTVVHYYCPDIMKLEDICLKEVPSIADSLYNIQLLREFANEYLNKSCYLTAEDMLYSPLVLKHNVMVFIAELFWWFETIKPEFVQPRDLQEFKDARAIAHPKSARPSVPISNATKRSFLPSPGMAENQSSPEVCNRYFLHHEDSDPLKGGPTFSPSHPLLPLRQRQQKQQGEDSAGLRNRSNSLTQMDGKQSRSSVTLPDKRQRPVSTLSPFMLHSATDSDADMASVDSVSLARSISKDSLASNVINVTPKHQTSVHQPPHAAIRRVNGHNLLSNVNIEDEEETLVAAARTSSKAAVTVGLKASSDPNPASDSFYLEPLMPAMLKTAKEKSVCLNKEEESGEVSRSAGRGSLRLDGSTAAVRRKAPSTLNQTFTPTTEEEEVSGELQRQPADFRSTLTSSLDSSKEPAEGFYLHSDTEEPKGDQSLDAELEDLDEEEEGLDEALTTKDTSYPRKAYNEEEESAKLQEDMNVKEHEDKDFNGGSGRSSPCLSTHSQSSSMASGSVRMTSFAERKAQQQRFGSNHDLRSSASSSQRTTPDGSECSGPLASSWRVKRDQSPSSPLGGCTRAGDGSSGVNVLASELVQLRMQLEEKRRAIEHQKKKMEVLSAKQRQKLGKAAFLHIVKKGGGKSDTLPNPLKADISKAELNGEKGPSSKDDMCVDKLRGEKEMEEAVPPGALEAEKKGNSGSFYLDEELDLNECSRSIELLNEAIGSIQQQMMQLSLQQEMLMKQNVQSPPGATPPPPHTSDKNGDLKTGSSFHFVEHLSGTAPTRKPPKLSSGRSSRSKPSELKIAKEQSRQAFRTPTPTQSGSEMLPNPRQLAGGRSPKAEQPRHPTAGETIDRPGSGHVRSATFRLHDEANLRLPTRVDLTSVTAPEVSSECLSSTPRESELGSSDGLGRDNSSEEMQRSKSHLIEVDLSELNPCEEEEGPEDKTTEDGEGDQKAVMGFFFKDEQKAEDELAKKRAAFLLKQQKKAEEARIRKQQLEAESELKRDEARRKAEEDRLRKEEEKTRRELIKQEYLRRKQQEMFEEQGLEKPKTPKPKQKHKHKSVFREESSGDHFSKCSSTPDNLSNAQSGSSLSLASAATNEADSVNSGGAGSQRCDSVESFPGSRNNSRAAERDWDNGSTASSITSMAEYTGPKLFKEPSAKSNKPIIHNAISHCCLAGKVNEPQKNQILEELEKCESNHLMILFRDGGCQFRALYSYHPDTEEILKVTGTGPKSISRKMIDKLYKYSSDRKQFTVIPAKTVSVSVDALTIHNHLWQAKRSAVPKKSGK